The Pseudomonas orientalis genome contains a region encoding:
- the sctL gene encoding type III secretion system stator protein SctL — MLQLRKIELHQNAACVPTPLVPREALVDVEIANQHLVQAQAKADELIRKASEQCEAMQEKASVEIWQRADKQLKCWEQEREEILASLEHRATLVINQAIRCICDETVEPQRLSALIKQLLASQIPQVNATLLCCPNEFECVKRNLVSHGATLWRLQPDATVPPHTLTLRTDEGDFLINWHSMLDLFLKQSR, encoded by the coding sequence ATGCTCCAACTGCGCAAAATCGAGTTACACCAGAACGCTGCCTGCGTTCCAACCCCCTTGGTTCCCCGAGAAGCGCTCGTAGATGTCGAAATTGCCAATCAGCACTTGGTGCAAGCACAAGCGAAGGCTGACGAGCTTATAAGAAAAGCGAGTGAACAATGTGAGGCCATGCAGGAAAAAGCTTCAGTGGAAATCTGGCAACGCGCCGATAAGCAACTCAAATGCTGGGAACAAGAGCGTGAGGAAATACTCGCAAGTCTTGAACACCGCGCGACCTTGGTCATTAACCAAGCCATCAGGTGCATTTGTGACGAAACTGTCGAGCCACAGCGCCTAAGCGCTCTTATAAAGCAGTTGCTGGCCAGTCAAATACCGCAGGTCAACGCAACGCTGCTCTGCTGCCCAAACGAATTCGAGTGCGTAAAGCGGAACCTCGTTTCTCACGGGGCGACACTCTGGAGGCTACAACCAGACGCCACTGTGCCCCCTCACACCCTGACATTAAGGACAGATGAGGGAGATT